A stretch of Anaeromyxobacter dehalogenans 2CP-1 DNA encodes these proteins:
- a CDS encoding ABC transporter ATP-binding protein — translation MTGTITFEDVGMCYRLHRERVRSLKEAVLGGFRHLREADELWALRGVSFEVRPGEAVGLVGANGSGKSTLLKLAAGVLRPTEGRVRVEGRVAPIIELAAGFDPELSGRDNVFLNGALMGRARRDMARRLERIFAFAELEGFEDVPVKNYSSGMYARLGFAIAVDVEPEILVVDEVLAVGDERFQARCLERIRALLAGGTTLFLVSHQMDQVAEVCRRVLLLHRGGVCHDGAPADAIRRYRELQGFTPPPVARTG, via the coding sequence ATGACCGGGACCATCACCTTCGAGGACGTGGGGATGTGCTACCGCCTGCACCGGGAGCGGGTGCGCTCGCTCAAGGAGGCGGTGCTGGGCGGCTTCCGGCACCTGCGCGAGGCGGACGAGCTGTGGGCGCTGCGCGGCGTGAGCTTCGAGGTGCGTCCCGGCGAGGCGGTCGGGCTGGTGGGCGCGAACGGCTCGGGGAAGAGCACGCTCCTCAAGCTCGCGGCCGGCGTGCTGCGCCCGACCGAGGGCCGGGTGCGGGTGGAGGGTCGGGTGGCGCCCATCATCGAGCTCGCCGCCGGGTTCGACCCCGAGCTGTCCGGCCGGGACAACGTGTTCCTGAACGGCGCGCTGATGGGCCGGGCCCGGCGCGACATGGCCCGGCGGCTGGAGCGGATCTTCGCGTTCGCCGAGCTGGAGGGCTTCGAGGACGTGCCGGTGAAGAATTACAGCTCCGGCATGTACGCGCGGCTCGGGTTCGCCATCGCGGTGGACGTCGAGCCGGAGATCCTGGTGGTGGACGAGGTCCTGGCGGTGGGCGACGAGCGCTTCCAGGCGCGCTGCCTGGAGCGGATCCGCGCGCTGCTCGCCGGCGGGACCACGCTGTTCCTCGTCTCGCACCAGATGGACCAGGTGGCGGAGGTGTGCCGGCGGGTGCTGCTCCTCCACCGGGGCGGCGTGTGCCACGACGGCGCGCCGGCCGACGCCATCCGGCGCTACCGGGAGCTGCAGGGCTTCACGCCGCCGCCGGTGGCGCGGACCGGCTGA
- a CDS encoding O-antigen ligase family protein, producing the protein MPQAEAAVVQVERGRADAARAVLVRLAWAGAALTAVSLPVSIAGMQIGAGVALGALLLWRVAGGRGPPVPAPGAQVALATLVLLGAALASIAIAALAGAGAARMDHVLYARGLALPLVFLLAIERGDAGEDPEAPRRRALALVVAWAVATLLPASIAWAQHRTGFDLLHALGLRDAPLRAKLYTGVGPLDVPTGRYGAVGFFSWYTRLALSLTPLAALAGGLALLAPLRRRTRVALALGAGGAAWAVVLTTSRAAWAGLAVAAVALALSAGRRVRRVALPLTVAVSVAAGCAVPDLRVRLGRAFSAESNADRSAIWRACRAVIADHPLTGVGYKALPQVGRPYYETYSADTPVRSWCHDTPLSAWAEGGPLLAGAVLAWMALLVRAFLRARRAGDPLARAAAAGALAALAALTVNALVHDVLWAMEPLYANGFLLAAAAVLAHPRSAGASRARPVLRAVS; encoded by the coding sequence GTGCCCCAGGCGGAAGCGGCGGTCGTGCAGGTGGAGCGAGGGCGGGCCGACGCGGCCCGCGCGGTGCTGGTGCGCCTGGCGTGGGCCGGCGCCGCGCTGACCGCCGTCTCGCTCCCGGTCTCGATCGCCGGGATGCAGATCGGCGCCGGGGTGGCGCTGGGCGCGCTCCTCCTCTGGCGCGTCGCCGGGGGTCGCGGGCCGCCGGTCCCGGCGCCGGGCGCGCAGGTGGCGCTCGCGACCCTGGTGCTGCTGGGCGCGGCGCTGGCGTCGATCGCGATCGCGGCGCTGGCGGGCGCGGGGGCGGCCCGCATGGATCACGTGCTCTACGCCCGGGGGCTGGCGCTGCCGCTCGTGTTCCTGCTCGCGATCGAGCGCGGCGACGCCGGCGAGGATCCCGAGGCGCCGCGGCGGCGGGCGCTCGCGCTGGTGGTCGCCTGGGCGGTGGCGACGCTCCTGCCGGCCTCGATCGCCTGGGCGCAGCACCGGACCGGCTTCGACCTGCTCCACGCGCTCGGCCTGCGCGACGCGCCGCTCCGCGCGAAGCTCTACACCGGGGTCGGCCCGCTCGACGTGCCCACCGGGCGCTACGGGGCGGTCGGTTTCTTCAGCTGGTACACGCGGCTGGCGCTCTCGCTGACGCCGCTCGCCGCGCTGGCGGGGGGGCTCGCGCTGCTCGCGCCGCTGCGCCGGCGGACCCGGGTCGCGCTGGCGCTCGGCGCGGGGGGCGCCGCCTGGGCGGTGGTGCTCACCACCTCGCGCGCGGCCTGGGCCGGCCTGGCCGTGGCCGCGGTGGCGCTGGCGCTCTCGGCGGGACGGCGAGTCCGGCGGGTGGCGCTGCCGCTCACCGTCGCGGTGTCGGTGGCGGCCGGCTGCGCCGTGCCCGACCTGCGCGTCCGGCTGGGGCGGGCCTTCTCCGCCGAGAGCAACGCCGACCGCTCCGCCATCTGGCGCGCCTGCCGTGCGGTGATCGCCGACCACCCGCTCACCGGGGTCGGCTACAAGGCGCTCCCCCAGGTGGGCCGGCCCTACTACGAGACGTACAGCGCCGACACCCCGGTGCGCTCGTGGTGCCACGACACGCCGCTCTCGGCCTGGGCGGAGGGCGGCCCGCTCCTGGCGGGCGCGGTGCTCGCCTGGATGGCGCTGCTCGTGCGCGCGTTCCTGCGCGCCCGCCGCGCCGGCGACCCGCTGGCCCGCGCCGCCGCGGCCGGCGCCCTGGCCGCGCTCGCCGCACTCACGGTGAACGCGCTGGTGCACGACGTCCTGTGGGCGATGGAGCCGCTCTACGCGAACGGGTTCCTGCTCGCGGCGGCCGCGGTGCTGGCGCACCCGCGCTCCGCCGGGGCGTCCCGCGCGCGGCCCGTCCTGCGGGCGGTGTCCTGA
- a CDS encoding ABC transporter permease codes for MTALSPSAGSTRTPAPPDAPALAGAAADVWRFRELLALLVLRDLKVRYKRSVLGMVWTLLNPLLQMVVYTLVFSTILRIGVPDYPLFVLCGLLPWSLLAVGTTGAATALVGNQSLIRKVAVPQAVYPLAVVGSKLADALLSIPALALLALATGRPPGASWAWLPLALACAAGFTAGLALLLSSATVFFRDLRHLVELLFQVWFYVTPVFYPASFLEQLPVPALRAVLAANPAAPIVRLFQESVYEGRSPAASTVAFALLAALVSLAVGGAVFTRCEHGHIHHL; via the coding sequence GTGACCGCGCTCTCTCCCTCCGCCGGATCGACCCGGACCCCCGCGCCCCCGGACGCGCCCGCGCTGGCGGGCGCCGCCGCCGACGTCTGGCGCTTCCGCGAGCTGCTCGCGCTGCTGGTGCTGCGCGACCTGAAGGTCCGCTACAAGCGCAGCGTCCTCGGGATGGTCTGGACGCTGCTCAACCCGCTGCTCCAGATGGTCGTCTACACCCTGGTGTTCTCGACCATCCTGCGGATCGGCGTCCCGGACTACCCGCTGTTCGTCCTGTGCGGCCTGCTCCCGTGGTCGCTGCTCGCGGTCGGGACCACCGGGGCGGCCACCGCGCTCGTCGGCAACCAGTCCCTCATCCGGAAGGTGGCGGTGCCGCAGGCGGTGTACCCGCTCGCGGTGGTGGGCTCGAAGCTCGCCGACGCGCTGCTCTCGATCCCGGCGCTGGCGCTCCTCGCGCTCGCCACCGGCCGGCCGCCCGGCGCGAGCTGGGCCTGGCTCCCGCTCGCGCTCGCCTGCGCGGCCGGCTTCACCGCCGGGCTGGCGCTGCTGCTCTCGTCGGCGACGGTGTTCTTCCGCGACCTGCGCCACCTGGTGGAGCTCCTGTTCCAGGTCTGGTTCTACGTGACGCCGGTGTTCTACCCGGCGAGCTTCCTCGAGCAGCTCCCGGTGCCCGCCCTGCGCGCCGTGCTCGCCGCGAACCCCGCGGCGCCCATCGTGCGGCTCTTCCAGGAGAGCGTGTACGAGGGTCGCAGCCCGGCCGCCTCCACCGTCGCGTTCGCGCTGCTGGCCGCCCTCGTCTCGCTCGCGGTCGGGGGCGCGGTGTTCACCCGCTGCGAGCACGGCCACATCCACCATCTCTGA
- a CDS encoding glycosyltransferase, which produces MAAHAVNSAAYWEARFATGDWDAHGGPAQARFFAEVALSLLAPEVVDDLRARRATICDLGCGEGEGTATLAAGLGVPVAGADVSGAAVAVARRRHPGLAFERADGAPPGEVDALFTSNTLEHFRDPWGVLAAALGRVRRWAVLLVPFEERERIPEHEATFEWESFPAEVAGFDLWDLRAEDVSARPGSRWPGAQALAVYARRGAPDLPARPAPAVAALAARAAALAAVGRALAAERDAWRAERDALAAALARAEGWLSREAGALAAALEQARAPRGYAAGRLLGALRRAPAGALRGSLRGARARWRSGDAEDDRSCAAAAADALGAPDPLRDGAAAARALAAGLPPPPPSADPPYRAHVRALAERATIPGPRRSRSGDALRALAARARGAPASVVFPPLLPWTFLRQRPQQLARALARRGCAVVFCTPDPARDDVDGLRELEPGLFLASDLRLAGDLERPVLWLMWPQQRVHAALLRRPRLVYDCVDHASLDPLHGPAMEADRAALAREAELVLATAPRLADGLRPLRDGVLLVPNAVAPEDFAAAPGAPVPADLAAVLAGGRPVVGYMGAFAPWVDWALLNAVTAGAPDLSFVLLGADYGGALARLAPRPNVHVLGEKPHGALAGYACRLDAAMIPFVLDEVTRAASPVKLHEYLAAGAPVVSTPIDACLGEPAVAVADGPDAFAAALRAAVGRRDDPAHRALRERAVAANTWAGRAEQILRALGAG; this is translated from the coding sequence ATGGCCGCCCACGCCGTGAACTCTGCCGCGTACTGGGAGGCGCGCTTCGCCACCGGCGACTGGGACGCCCACGGCGGCCCGGCCCAGGCGCGGTTCTTCGCCGAGGTGGCGCTGTCGCTCCTCGCGCCGGAGGTGGTGGACGACCTGCGCGCGCGCCGGGCGACGATCTGTGACCTCGGCTGCGGCGAGGGGGAGGGGACCGCCACGCTGGCGGCCGGGCTCGGCGTGCCGGTGGCGGGCGCGGACGTGTCCGGCGCGGCCGTCGCCGTCGCGCGGCGCCGCCACCCCGGCCTCGCGTTCGAGCGGGCCGACGGCGCGCCGCCCGGCGAGGTGGACGCGCTGTTCACCTCCAACACGCTGGAGCACTTCCGCGACCCGTGGGGCGTGCTGGCGGCGGCGCTGGGGCGGGTCCGGCGCTGGGCGGTCCTGCTCGTGCCGTTCGAGGAGCGGGAGCGCATCCCCGAGCACGAGGCCACGTTCGAGTGGGAGAGCTTCCCCGCCGAGGTGGCGGGCTTCGATCTCTGGGACCTCCGGGCAGAGGACGTGTCGGCGCGGCCCGGGTCGCGCTGGCCCGGCGCGCAGGCGCTGGCGGTGTACGCGCGCCGCGGGGCCCCGGACCTGCCGGCGCGCCCGGCGCCGGCGGTGGCGGCGCTCGCCGCGCGCGCGGCGGCGCTGGCCGCGGTGGGCCGGGCGCTCGCGGCGGAGCGGGACGCCTGGCGGGCGGAGCGCGACGCGCTCGCGGCGGCGCTGGCCCGGGCCGAGGGGTGGCTCTCGCGCGAGGCCGGCGCGCTCGCCGCGGCGCTCGAGCAGGCCCGCGCGCCGCGCGGCTACGCGGCGGGCCGGCTGCTCGGCGCGCTCCGGCGCGCGCCCGCGGGCGCGCTGCGCGGCTCGCTGCGGGGCGCCCGGGCGCGGTGGCGCTCCGGTGACGCCGAGGACGATCGGTCCTGCGCCGCGGCCGCCGCCGATGCGCTGGGCGCGCCCGACCCGCTCCGCGACGGCGCCGCGGCCGCCCGCGCGCTCGCGGCCGGGCTCCCGCCGCCGCCGCCGTCGGCCGACCCGCCCTACCGCGCCCACGTGCGGGCGCTGGCGGAGCGCGCCACGATCCCGGGGCCGCGGCGCTCGCGCTCCGGGGACGCGCTCCGCGCGCTCGCCGCGCGCGCCCGCGGCGCGCCCGCGTCGGTGGTGTTCCCGCCGCTCCTCCCCTGGACGTTCCTGCGGCAGCGGCCGCAGCAGCTCGCCCGGGCGCTCGCGCGGCGCGGTTGCGCGGTGGTGTTCTGCACCCCGGATCCGGCCCGCGACGACGTGGACGGGCTGCGCGAGCTCGAGCCCGGGCTGTTCCTCGCGTCCGACCTGCGCCTGGCCGGCGACCTGGAGCGGCCGGTGCTCTGGCTGATGTGGCCGCAGCAGCGCGTTCACGCGGCGCTCCTGCGGCGGCCGCGCCTGGTCTACGACTGCGTGGACCACGCCTCGCTCGATCCGCTGCACGGGCCGGCGATGGAGGCGGACCGCGCCGCGCTGGCGCGGGAGGCGGAGCTGGTGCTCGCCACCGCCCCCCGGCTCGCGGACGGCCTGCGCCCGCTGCGCGACGGCGTGCTGCTCGTGCCGAACGCGGTGGCGCCCGAGGACTTCGCGGCGGCGCCCGGCGCGCCGGTCCCGGCGGACCTCGCCGCGGTGCTCGCCGGGGGGCGGCCGGTGGTCGGGTACATGGGCGCGTTCGCGCCCTGGGTGGACTGGGCCCTCCTGAACGCGGTGACCGCGGGCGCACCGGACCTCTCGTTCGTGCTGCTCGGGGCCGACTACGGCGGCGCGCTCGCCCGGCTCGCGCCGCGGCCCAACGTGCACGTGCTGGGAGAGAAGCCGCACGGGGCGCTGGCCGGGTACGCCTGCCGCCTGGACGCCGCGATGATCCCGTTCGTGCTGGACGAGGTGACCCGCGCCGCCTCGCCGGTGAAGCTCCACGAGTACCTCGCGGCCGGCGCGCCGGTGGTCTCGACGCCGATCGACGCGTGCCTGGGCGAGCCGGCGGTCGCGGTCGCAGACGGGCCGGACGCGTTCGCGGCGGCGCTGCGGGCCGCCGTCGGCCGGCGGGACGACCCGGCGCACCGCGCGCTGCGCGAGCGGGCGGTCGCCGCCAACACCTGGGCCGGGCGCGCGGAGCAGATCCTGCGGGCGCTCGGGGCCGGCTGA
- a CDS encoding glycosyltransferase: protein MPIALEREPREPHTLPVPDAPEADRLPAELAAARAVAERERRRAEALEDRLRAVEGALRDVEASRAWRAALLYYRVRDALPAAAWARRAARALRRSVRARRGAGGAERAPARLPSASGAGPLAGMTLGHRGRVSVVLPVFDQADLLPAAIESVLAQTHRDLELIVVNDGSRDGVERVLDRYADHPRVVVLTQPNQKLPSALNSGFAVATGEWFTWTSADNLMLPNQLEVLLSRLRARPDLAMVYSDYQAIDGEGRPLRDPAFRPQDQDPRDPSRMRLPREVTTENLLRSGDNFIGASFLYRRDAARLLGPYAEDTFGGEDYDYWLRMHALFGIGHVDEVLYRYRVHENSLNARARALRIADAVDRLRARHEARLAALAAPLAWRCTGVAVPGVRLAGPGEPCDVSAHLLSRRDDPAVEEAARRPEALQVCVVDRPLDALEREVLARYDLLLTREPGAQALASRWFPERAFLLDPAAGAPLLARVAAYRLFEKRRVPAPRQPPARVYPVAAPLRVGLQAEGLDRGGLEQVVADLALNLPRERIRATVLVHARAPGAIGARLREAGVDLVITGGDERRLARAAEERKLQVMSLHYSVAGARDLGRRGIASAYTAHNAYVWMEGAERARRAAALRAMDLVVAVSTPVERYVEEVFGVDARRVRVIPNGLDVRGLEAPPASRAALGIGAGDVVFVQVGRFAREKLQGVTVEAFRRIAGALPGAHLVLAGAPADAAYAAEVTAAIRRTGLEDRVHQVHQAGRTEVAGLLRSCDCLVQPSLVEGWSVAVMEAMYHGLPLVLTDVGSAREVVRGGIGLVLPNPYPRLATLDLAALRALARSYPEANLAALAEAMREVGLHRDAWRTRAAAGRARVLGELDVASMARAYADAFEDAWRRARKPAQG, encoded by the coding sequence GTGCCCATCGCCCTCGAGCGCGAGCCCCGCGAGCCCCACACCCTCCCCGTTCCGGACGCCCCGGAGGCGGATCGCCTCCCCGCCGAGCTCGCCGCCGCGCGCGCGGTGGCCGAGCGCGAGCGCCGGCGCGCCGAGGCGCTGGAGGATCGGCTCCGGGCGGTCGAGGGCGCGCTCCGCGACGTCGAGGCGAGCCGCGCCTGGCGCGCGGCGCTCCTGTACTACCGCGTGCGCGACGCCCTGCCGGCGGCGGCCTGGGCGCGCCGGGCGGCCCGCGCGCTGCGCCGGAGCGTGCGGGCGCGGCGCGGCGCGGGCGGGGCGGAGCGGGCGCCGGCGCGGCTCCCGTCGGCGAGCGGCGCCGGGCCGCTCGCGGGGATGACGCTCGGGCACCGCGGCCGCGTCAGCGTGGTCCTGCCGGTGTTCGACCAGGCCGACCTGCTGCCCGCCGCCATCGAGAGCGTGCTCGCCCAGACCCACCGCGACCTCGAGCTCATCGTGGTGAACGACGGCTCGCGCGACGGCGTCGAGCGCGTGCTGGACCGCTACGCCGACCATCCGCGGGTGGTGGTGCTCACGCAGCCCAACCAGAAGCTCCCCTCGGCGCTGAACAGCGGCTTCGCCGTGGCCACCGGCGAGTGGTTCACCTGGACGTCCGCCGACAACCTGATGCTGCCGAACCAGCTCGAGGTGCTGCTGTCCCGGCTCCGCGCCCGGCCCGACCTCGCCATGGTCTACTCGGACTACCAGGCCATCGACGGCGAGGGCCGCCCGCTCCGCGACCCCGCGTTCCGGCCGCAGGACCAGGATCCGCGCGACCCGAGCCGCATGCGCCTGCCGCGCGAGGTCACCACCGAGAACCTGCTCCGGAGCGGCGACAACTTCATCGGCGCGAGCTTCCTGTACCGGCGCGACGCGGCCCGCCTGCTCGGACCGTACGCCGAGGACACGTTCGGCGGCGAGGACTACGACTACTGGCTGCGCATGCACGCGCTGTTCGGGATCGGGCACGTGGACGAGGTGCTCTACCGGTACCGCGTCCACGAGAACAGCCTGAACGCCCGGGCGCGGGCGCTGCGCATCGCCGACGCGGTGGACCGGCTGCGCGCGCGCCACGAGGCGCGGCTCGCGGCCCTGGCGGCGCCGCTGGCCTGGCGCTGCACCGGCGTGGCGGTCCCCGGCGTGCGGCTGGCCGGGCCCGGCGAGCCGTGCGACGTCTCCGCCCACCTGCTCTCGCGCCGCGACGACCCCGCGGTCGAGGAGGCGGCGCGCCGGCCCGAGGCGCTGCAGGTGTGCGTGGTGGACCGGCCGCTCGACGCGCTTGAGCGCGAGGTGCTCGCCCGGTACGACCTGCTCCTCACCCGCGAGCCGGGCGCGCAGGCGCTCGCGAGCCGCTGGTTCCCGGAGCGCGCGTTCCTGCTCGACCCGGCCGCCGGCGCGCCGCTGCTCGCGCGCGTGGCCGCCTACCGCCTGTTCGAGAAGCGCCGCGTCCCGGCGCCGCGGCAGCCGCCGGCGCGCGTCTACCCCGTGGCCGCGCCGCTGCGCGTGGGCCTCCAGGCGGAGGGGCTCGACCGGGGCGGCCTGGAGCAGGTGGTGGCCGACCTGGCGCTCAACCTGCCGCGCGAGCGGATTCGCGCCACGGTGCTGGTCCACGCGCGCGCGCCCGGCGCGATCGGCGCGCGCCTGCGCGAGGCCGGGGTGGACCTGGTGATCACCGGCGGAGACGAGCGGCGGCTGGCGCGCGCGGCCGAGGAGCGGAAGCTCCAGGTCATGAGCCTCCACTACAGCGTGGCCGGCGCGCGCGACCTGGGGCGGCGGGGCATCGCGAGCGCGTACACCGCGCACAACGCGTACGTGTGGATGGAGGGCGCGGAGCGCGCGCGCCGCGCGGCGGCGCTGCGCGCCATGGACCTGGTGGTGGCGGTCTCCACGCCGGTCGAGCGCTACGTCGAGGAGGTGTTCGGGGTGGACGCGCGGCGGGTGCGGGTGATCCCGAACGGCCTCGACGTGCGCGGCCTGGAGGCGCCGCCCGCCTCGCGTGCCGCGCTCGGGATCGGCGCAGGGGACGTCGTCTTCGTGCAGGTGGGACGCTTCGCGCGCGAGAAGCTGCAGGGCGTGACGGTCGAGGCGTTCCGCCGGATCGCGGGCGCGCTCCCCGGCGCGCACCTGGTGCTGGCGGGCGCGCCGGCCGACGCCGCCTACGCCGCCGAGGTGACCGCGGCGATCCGGCGGACGGGGCTGGAGGACCGGGTGCACCAGGTGCACCAGGCCGGGCGGACCGAGGTGGCGGGGCTGCTCCGGAGCTGCGACTGCCTGGTGCAGCCCTCGTTGGTGGAGGGCTGGAGCGTGGCGGTGATGGAGGCGATGTACCACGGGCTGCCGCTCGTGCTCACCGACGTCGGCTCCGCCCGGGAGGTGGTGCGCGGTGGAATCGGCCTGGTGCTGCCCAACCCCTACCCGCGCCTCGCCACGCTCGATCTCGCGGCGCTCCGCGCGCTGGCCCGCAGCTACCCGGAGGCGAACCTCGCGGCGCTGGCCGAGGCCATGCGCGAGGTGGGCCTGCACCGCGATGCGTGGCGGACGCGCGCGGCCGCGGGGCGCGCGCGGGTGCTCGGCGAGCTGGACGTCGCCAGCATGGCGCGCGCGTACGCCGACGCGTTCGAGGACGCCTGGCGACGCGCCCGCAAGCCGGCGCAGGGCTGA